The window ATACGTTGGTCGGTGCAGTGGTTGGAACAGTACGCATCTCCAGTCCAAAGCTTTTCCTTTTCCATCCCACGCTTGGATGTGATTGAAATATTGAAGGCAATGTGCATCTCTTGTGCCTGCCTCTATCCCAAGTTCCAACTCTCATGCTCATCCTTATGGCAGTGTGGGGTCTGTTTGGTGATTGCGATCTCACAACTCGAGCTGGTTCCGGACCGATTGGGCTAGTTTCTCTAGCCACACACTAGGCCCGTTAACCTTTCcgatttttatcaaaaaaaaaaaaaaaaaaaaacatttctgaTGAATTAACGAACTTAAAATGTTCATTGGCAATTATAGCCCATTTACAACAAGGAACCTAGTAGCCTACAcacaatgagaaaaaaaaaaaattcaaaattatgaGAGGGGGATTGTCATACTGCTCGCTTGGGAAGGAATCCCAAAGTGAACCAATGATTCAAGGGTGATAGTGGTTCTTCTAATAAGGGCAAGGAGGATGGAGGAGAGAGTGTGtcagtggaaaaaaaaatgtgagaaGGCATAGGCTTGTTTGGCAACGtggagaacattttcccataaattGTGAATTTAAATTATGGGCAAACCCAAAAGCAGCAAACTTGGTTGGCAGACCAAGTTCATGCAAGTACGTAGAGGGTGGGCTGAATGGGCCAGGTTgggaattgagagagagagagagagagaatttcaGTCATAAAGAGCCAAAGGTTTCTAATGCCAGCTTTGCTTTCTTAATGCTTAAAGAAACTTACTAAAGAAAaggttttttccttttctaattGATGTAAAACTTTGATAAGCGTCAATTATACAATGCAACTTTCCTAACTGAGTGAGACTAATGAAGCCATGATGAAGGTGTTTTATATAGGATGGCCCATCTAGCCCACCTAAACTGTACTACCCAACGTGCCAAACCAGGCCCACCATATAACTGACAGATTTGGGCCTCTTGGGCATGAAATAGGAAAAGTAAAAAGCTCATAGAGTCCAGTATTGACTCCTGAGTCCTGACCGATCCGATCGATTTGACGATTATAGATTAGATGATTTTTACTCAAATGGAACAGAAAGGTTTAAATAGTTTGGGCTAGAAATTCAAAATTGGCATTACTAAATAATGGTATTCAGTCTGGTTTCGGTCGAGATGAACCTATTTCAGTCTGGGTGAAACCGAAGTCGGGCTGATAAAGGAaggtttggtttaggttttggTCTGGTCTGGTTTGGTTTCAGATTATTTTGGTTTCCTCTTATCGGTTTAATATCAGATTTGGcccggtttgattttggtttaccatgtatatattaagaaaacaaaaattttctttctgGCTTTCGGGTTTTTTCTTATATCGGTTTTGTATTGGTCTGGTGCGATCTGGTTTTTAACAGTTACCATAATAACCCCAACCGAAGATGGCTTCATCTTGGTTTGTTTGGCTGGTTTAACCGGCTTTCACTTTAGGGTTTGACACATCTAATTAGCACATAATCCCCACTTGCAAAAACACTaatttgaaatctttttttccttcataaTGGAGTGAGGCCCAACATCTAAATCATATTTTATCCAATgcaattaagattaatgtttcCAATTAATTGAATCTAATGACATTTCTAAATTTATGCTATTATGGTCTATTCCATCAATTCATGGAGAAAACAAAGATTAACAATTTGAGGCTTCTGCAGTGGTCTACAGTCTCTACTGTGGACCATGAGCTTATTCCAATACGACATGACCCAACCTGTACAGTCTATTCAATCAATTTATAGAGAAAAGGATTTAAAGTATCATGGCCATTGGTTTAAACCTTTTGGATAACACTTTAGAGACTGCCAGCGCAACTGCCTAGTGTAAAGTCTTGTTTACACAGGATTTTTTTGGCTCTGTTGTGCCTGATAGTGAATGTGATCATATCTATAACCAAAAATAGATGACTTGGGCTGGGTTATTAGAGCCCATTGTGGTGGCTGGGCCGGAAAATTCCCATAGAGCCCATCAGGGGGTCATTTTCAGCCACGGCCGAGCCCGTCCGACTATTACTGAATTTAGCCGACTGTTTTTTAAAAGGTCCGATTTCAATTTTTGGAAATGTAATTTTTCAATTAATCGGTCAGTTTAGGGTAAATTGATTTAAAACCCCATAGGCAAACAAATTATCGACCCACTCGAAACCTGACCGATTAAGGATTTATTAATCGATTAGCCAAAATATAGACTGGTAACCAACCAACAAAGTATTTATCTTGCTCTGCCTTTACTTTGAGGATGGATTAACTAAATGGTCAGTATCGGTTTAGGTCTTTGCGCTTCAGATGTGTAGGACCGATTAAACCGGCCGGTTGACACCCCTTTGACACATACTACAATGTTTCTAGCTAAACACAACATTTATGTTAATCGGGTAGAAAATACTGATACCAAATGGGAAAGCAGCAAAATACTAATCTTGAAAGTGGGCCTATTCTCTTGTAAGACCCATTAAAATACAGCCCATTAGGCACACGTAGCTAATGTTACGGTGTGGTGTGCATGTACACCGTACCGTAATTCCTTACTTGGCAATCTTTCTGCACCGACGGCAGGGATTCGCTGACAACAGCCGAATCTCCACCCTAGCTGAGGGAGGCCCAGCCGAGCTGAGCAGTAGACCTTATTTTAGACGGaaaacccttcttctttcttctgttgAATTTTCGGTGCGGATTCGGACCCGATACCAACTGATACGTATAGATATCATATTGATACCGATACCAAATTAATACCATGAACGAAATCCCTGCTATAGTGCTGATACTGTTTTAATTCATGGTATTGGTACCAGTATCGATTGATGTCAGACTGATACAATATCGATAATTATCGGATCGCATCGGGTCTGCATTGGCCTAAATTGCAAAACAAACCATCTTTTTTACCGATGTCACTGATATGTATTTTGATTaggtatcagtatcagtatcggtgCTCATCAATACTACTGAtgaatttcaccaaaaaaaaaaaagatactacTGATATGAATCGGCCGATGCGACCGATCAGATACTTTACCTAAAACCAACGGTGGATAACCTACGTTCATATTTGATTGACACATatctattctctctcttttaaaaaATCTTGGGTTGGGAATGCATTTGAATCGAGTTTGGGTGCATTTCATTTGATTGTATGTATTTTGTAACCTCAGAGTCAGTTTCTAACCTTACATCTAACCCAAGTTGGTttatttaaggagaaagagagagtggcCACTGGCCAGCGGCTTGTGAACTGGTtttctcgttctctctctctctctctctctctctctctctctctcatttcttctgTAGAATCCCAAGAGGATCAATCAAAGAATTAGCTTTTGGAAATCGCTTTGTGTTTAGATTACATTGATTGAGTAACGATGAGGTGGAGGGCGAGAGAGAAGGGGTTTTCGTAACCTATTTCTTGATTGGGTTGGCTTGCttatttgctttgttttgtttctgtGGTGGGTTTTGGCCTCTGGGGgttctttcttattttctttttccttctggTTTTGATGGGTTCAGAAGGGGAAGTACTGAGTAATGAGACAGACGAGCAAGGCCAGAAGGATCAGTGCTTGTTCAAAGCCTCAATCTCTACAAAGTTTGGGGTATTCAGCTCTTTTTTAAGGCGTGGGAGTAGTCATTCTTCCATGGTTTTTAAGTAAAAGAGCTTTGTTTCAGAACCCTTCGAGCTTAAGAAACTGAAAACAAAGTggacaaaacaaaaacaaagacaaatCGCTCTGGTCTAATACGTTTTTGTTTAGggttcttcaatttttttttcagtcaTGAAGAGACTTGCTAGCTCAGATTCCTTGGGTGCTATGATCTCCGTCTGCCCATTTACAGGTAAAACATGTAGATCCAAATTATAATAAAGGCAAAGGGTTTTAATGGTAGCTTTTAGATTTCAGATATTTCATCCTTTCATGGGATttttctttctgggtataacatAAACAGTTCTGTTAATGTTGATTAAATGTTTTTCATCCTGTGGTCCTTCATGGGTTTCAGCTTTTGTTGTTGGATCTGAGCTAACATGCTTTTCTGTCTTTCCAGAGGAGAAAGACAGCTCCCATGTTTACCGGAGAGGGTTTCAGTCTATGCTTGAGGGCTTCGATGAAGAAGACTGTATTGAAGAATCAGGTCAGATCTCCGAGAAGAAGAGACGATTAAGCGTAGACCAAGTGAAGGCCTTGGAGAGGAATTTTGAGGTCGAGAACAAGCTCGAACCAGAGAGGAAAGTGAAGCTAGCTCAGGAGCTAGGCTTACAACCTCGACAAGTGGCCGTTTGGTTTCAGAATCGTCGAGCACGGTGGAAGACCAAGCAATTGGAGAGAGATTACGGAGTTTTAAAATCCAATTACGAATCTCTGAAGCTCAATTTCGATACTCTCCAAAAAGATAAAGAATCTCTACTTGCAGAggtaattaaattttaaattctaACGAAGAAAGACTTTTGTGATAAGAATTCTTAGTTAATTTAAACTTAGAATGTGGGGTTTGCAGATCAAGGAGCTAAAAGAGAAGCTCCAAGAAGACAACACAGAGAGCAATGTCTCAGCAGCTAAACAAGAGATCCTGATTTCGGAATCTGTCGATAACAAAGTTACCGAACAACAGAGTCAGATCTCTGCCGCTGCTGCTGAGCTCGGGGGATCTGAGACGGCCGAACTGAACCAAGATTTTTGCAACAATACTACTTATGGGTCTTCCGATAGCGATTCCAGTGCGATCTTAAACGAAGACAACAGCTCAAATGCGGCAATTTCTTCATCCGGGGTGTTTCAGCAATTCAACTGCTCTtcaagatcttctccgtcaccCACTTCCCTCAATTGCTTTCAATTCTCAGATTCGAGATTGATTTCATCGACTACCCAGAAAACGTACCAACCCCCGTTCGTGAAGATGGAAGAACACAATTTCTTCAGTGCTGAGGAACACTGCAATTTCTTCTCTGATGACCAAGCTCCTACCCTCCAATGGTGCTGCCCTGATCAGTGGAACTAAAGTAAACCAGATCAggaaacaacccaaaaaaaaaagatgaacaCATGGAAACATCTAAGTCTGAAACAGAGAATTTTGTAAGATGGAATTGTATTTAACTTCAATGGAGTCCATCATTGTACAAAAgaagttgcaggcttgcagcagAAGAGAAGCTCGATCGATTAGTAGAGAGAATAGGGCCAAGGTCAGGTCACGAGGAATAAGACAACGAGATTTACAAaaggaaaagcaagaaaaacgAAGACTTgcagagagaggaagagagagagaaattgagaaGAAGAATTCACGTGGGTTCCAGAAGGGGGTGAGGGTAGTGACGTACTGGGTAGTCTGAGTTTTATCTGATTTCTTGCGCTTCACCGTTCCGTACTACAAGGGGAAAAAATTGGCGGGAATCATTAGCTCGTTATTAAGCTctcatgtaaaataaaaatgaatataaTCTGAATGGAAAACGGATTAACGAAATCCGTGCCGTCGGTAATTGATGAACACTTATTATGTAACTATCGTTTTCTCGCtttttctctcaaatctcaattTTCTCAATGGTAAACAAAATTTCGCTGAGAAACGATTAGAAAAGAGAGCGATGGTTGTTGTAGAAGGAATTAAGAAAATTATAGTCCAACGGTGTTTGTGTTAGGGAGTTTAATCTAGGCTATCTACCTGAGATGTATTCTATCGTAACACTTtagaaatggaaagaaacaaaaacgaCAAAAGTTGAAAGGCTGTATGCAACACTGTGCCGTGCGTGAGCGGTGTTGTAGTTTACAGCTTTTGTCTGTTGGGACTTTTGTCTGTTGGGGTCTTAAAAGTCTTAAGGTCAGACTTTCTGTACATAAGGTATGGTCCTATGACCCTATCTATAAAAGGTCTTAAAATCAAACTGGAATCGGAAATCGAGCCAAACCGGTCAcattggttcgattttgattttaactATTTAAGTTGGTTAAATTGATTAGTTTTGATTGTATAAATAACACCCTCTTGAATCTTCAACATTTTCATGACCTCAAAGCAACCATTCAAGATTTCAAGAAGTTaagtaaaattttattataTAGTTATTTGTCGAGTAGGTTTATATtaataattatttatatatttttttattagagTAAGTTTTTTACGGTATTTTCTATGAAACTATTTAGAAACTGTATAACATTTAATAAActtttcagtttttgttttttttttttttttggaacctTTTAATAAATAGTTCAATTTTGATTAGTTCCTTTGACATTGAACCAAAACgtaccatttaacacccttatctATATATATGAGCATACACACTCATGGATTGAGGAATCGATATCGAATCTACCAATTATGACTTCAATACAAATGTTTCCTAGGTCATCGATTGTTCttaaatttgtttttcaaaaaaaaaaaagaagctattttcacccttcttctaatcctccaaccatgcacttcttaaaaaaaaaaaaagtgttttcaACAACAGTTTATTGTGTTATATTCAATCAACAGTTAGGCTATCATAATTCATAATGttttgtttaccaaaataaaTTCATATTGTTCTCCCATCTAGATTTTCTTGATAGGGAGAGGCTTCTCTATCTAGCAACATGGCCCCTGTGCAATCATGCCGTGCACGGGAACATCAACAAGAGCTGGATTCACAGGGGAGGATTAATCCTTTCGCTTCCATTTTGTGTTTAGTGCATATGCCACTATGTCAGGtagggttctttttcccttcgTGATATTTGGGATTTTGATAAAGGTACTTTTGAAACTAAAGATATGAtagtgtggtgactagtgtgagaacCATGGgaggtcaaggtagtgaattttcaattccaattgaattacatcaaggatcaatcCTTaattgtttgcgcttatcatgtaTGATTTAATTGgtgacattcaagatgaggttccttggcgTATGCTGTTGGAAGACGAGACAAATGCAGGAAGTAACGCTAAATTTaagctatggagatcaatcttggaataAAAAAGGATTAAGATAAGTACAACGGAATCGAAGTATATGGTGTATAACTTTAGTGATACTAAGACAGAGAACGtaatggtgaaaattgatgagaaagAGATTAtgcaaaatgattattttaggtatctagacTCAATCATAAATGAAGAAGGTGATATTAAGGATGATGTtgtacaaagaattaaaataagatgaATAAAGTGGAGAGGGGCATCCAAAGTATTGTGTGATCGATGTACTTGAATTCAATTATACTACAACCAATTTTCTTAAAATCTTATTGCCAACATACCCGATTTGATTCAAACGAAAACTTCCTAGGGTTACAATCCTATGTGGTTTAGTTAGCTAATCTGGCtaattttgaatatttattGCAGATTCAGCTCCTCTCCTGCGAGCACCCTGTCCGATAAGTGCTAAGTGAAACATCCAACGAAAGGGCTACTTGCAACGTAGTGGGATATGTGCCTGGTTCCACCCCGGTGCGCATCTCTTCACGCGCAGAGCAACCccgccgttggatgcctcactggaCAGTTACTGGGCAGGGTGCTCGCTAGAGACGAGCTCGAGCCTTCGAGAAAAGATATACAATATTCCATATCTATTTATGTAGTTTGTTGCATTTTATTGAATTTCTTTTATCGTGATACCAATCCCGAGATACGAACAATCCTTGAGCGAATCACTGGAGCGATCACTGGATCAGGAGGATGGGTCGGATCAACTTATTCGATCCAATACGCGTGCAAGGGTTGAAAAACTCCAGTTTAGTCTATTTCCGCCCGTGCTTCATTCCAGTCGAGATCTCTGCAACTCCTTGGCTCAAATCCACGTGAAATTTACTCCTCTTACCGTTTTTGAAGTAAAAATCCATCTAAGACAAAGATTCTTTCATTCCAGCCACTGGATTGAGAGATAATGGGTTGAAATCAATCGATGCTCCTCGCTAATCGTTTTATGGGTTTTTACCtctttctttttgaaatttatttatttttttccatttatgtTCATAATTTAGTTTACAATAGGTGTCTACCACACACCCTATAATACAGTCGAGGCCATGCGTGCCATGTATGCCATGTGACCTCTGTTGTGTCGCAAGACGTGCATCACACACTATACAGTAAgacaaaatattttgattgcttCTAGTACTATtcattgtttttcatttttgatttttcattatttttctaaCTCAAACTCGCCAATTGCAAGACCAATCTAGCACAATTTTTGGTCACTTTTGATCGATTCAGATCGATATGGGCTTTTCTTCGAGATCGGATTATGGACAACCATGCTCACAAGTGCACTCACTCCAATCCAAACGTCAATTTAGAGGATCAAGATAATCTCCAGGGAACAGAGAACGCCCAGGGCGTTGCCAACCATTgggctatgccgcacacatccctagataTGTGtggagatgtgtgtggcacagttCAACAACTGGATGTCCCCTGACACTCTGGGAGCACCCTGGGCGCATAccccctggagacgagctaaattccaaTTCAGATTGTGCCCATAGAATCAAATATGAAAGAAGACATTAATGCACTAAGGTATTTAAAAACCATTACCCTATGTttggatgtaaaaaaaaaaaaattaatttgagGAAAGATAAAcatataaatcaatcattgtattATTGTATAatcataatttttgttttgcttttttcTTGACATCCACCCCAAACATAACCTTATATCATGGTACGTACtaatttttgttctctttttaaCATCATGGATTGATGGAACGTGCTACAGAGTGACAGTATGACACCGTTTAAAGGGCCATCATGTCTCAGCTGAGATCAGTAACCCATTTTCTTATgagatgggttttctttttttggagctttaaactgaagaaagagaagagggaggaacAAAGCATGTCATATAGAATTCAGTGAAGTATGCAGTGACATGCACAAACACCCACAAGGCCGGCCAGaacgcctctctctctctttttcttcttttccagaGTTTTACAGGTGAGAGAGAACAAACCAAAGTGTCTCTTTATAGAGGCAATATTATAGGCCTTACGGCCCTTACGTCCCTTCCTCCCAAGGGAAAAAGCCTTTTTTGTAGGAGGCAGAGTTATCACTTATCAATCACTTCTccaaaaaaagattaaaaaagaaaaagtcctcAAAAGCCACGCTTATGACTGGATAACAAATACGTGTCCTTCCTGGACAAAGGCTTTTATATCGGAAATCCCCTCACATTAGATAAAAGCTAAAACTAGTAACACACAAACATCAAACACCTAATCAGTGTACGACCATATCACCCCACCAACCCCCCCTTACCTTTTAAAAAGCATTTCATTTTGGGAACAACTTTTTATTGACAATAACCCACGGGTAAAAACCCCTTTGGTATTTAATTTCGTTGTTAAATTTTCATAAATAGATAATAAACAGATTATAATCATAACGGAGGATAAACATGTTGTGCCGGATagagaattggaggagataattttttgaTTCGATACTTTCATTAAATACGATAGTGGATAAATATGTAGATGTGGCCACCATTCTAAGTTTTTTATTCGAAATTAACTTCATGTATGGTTTCTAAATGATACAtgtctttttgttttcatattttcattAAGTGTGTTTAGTAAtgtatttatgaaaaaaaaagaacatgtgTTGTCATCACGTCATGACACCGTGCATGAAGGGTCGATACACTCTAGGTAAGGTAGAGCATTTTTACCATTATTGCTCCCTATTGTAGTCTGCCTCCAAACACAAGATTgtgcgaaatgactgcccttgccataagaaataaaaaatttcacccatgttgatgcccctacat is drawn from Telopea speciosissima isolate NSW1024214 ecotype Mountain lineage chromosome 1, Tspe_v1, whole genome shotgun sequence and contains these coding sequences:
- the LOC122648915 gene encoding homeobox-leucine zipper protein ATHB-6-like, producing the protein MKRLASSDSLGAMISVCPFTEEKDSSHVYRRGFQSMLEGFDEEDCIEESGQISEKKRRLSVDQVKALERNFEVENKLEPERKVKLAQELGLQPRQVAVWFQNRRARWKTKQLERDYGVLKSNYESLKLNFDTLQKDKESLLAEIKELKEKLQEDNTESNVSAAKQEILISESVDNKVTEQQSQISAAAAELGGSETAELNQDFCNNTTYGSSDSDSSAILNEDNSSNAAISSSGVFQQFNCSSRSSPSPTSLNCFQFSDSRLISSTTQKTYQPPFVKMEEHNFFSAEEHCNFFSDDQAPTLQWCCPDQWN